The Miscanthus floridulus cultivar M001 chromosome 17, ASM1932011v1, whole genome shotgun sequence genome has a window encoding:
- the LOC136518227 gene encoding probable polygalacturonase At1g80170, with protein sequence MAVRLPLALAAVAAAQLLLLCGGGAEARVLLTLDDFGAVGDGIANDTQALLDAWTAACTSSEEAVLAVPVGKAYRIWPVQLSGPCKKKLKLLISGAIVAPSSPDEWDGRDPMKWLYIYGVDGLSVSGGGTIDGMGQQWWASTCKRKKTQPCYSGPRPKAVHFEECRGVSVQGVTLQNAQQFQLTFTRCSCVKASFLRVIAPADSPNTDGIHLNDTSHVHITDNLISTGDDCVSMVGNCSDVHVKDISCGPGHGISIGSLGKNRTTDMVENVRVDTCLLTNTTNGVRIKSWQGGMGFARDLRFENIVMKNVSNPIIVDQYYCDQPTPCANQTQAVEVRKVEFANIRGTSATAQAISIACSDTVPCRELELANVNLTVEGGGRATALCYRASGKSVGTVVPPSCLAKS encoded by the exons ATGGCCGTGCGCTTGCCGCTCGCGCTCGCGGCTGTGGCAGCGGCGCAGCTGCTTCTCCtatgcggcggcggcgccgaggcCCGCGTCCTCCTCACACTCGACGACTTCGGCGCCGTCGGCGACGGCATTGCCAACGACACCCAGGCTCTCTTGGACGCGTGGACCGCCGCGTGCACCTCCAGCGAGGAGGCCGTCCTCGCCGTGCCGGTCGGCAAGGCCTACCGGATCTGGCCCGTGCAGCTCTCCGGGCCCTGCAAGAAGAAGCTCAAGCTGCTG ATTTCCGGCGCGATCGTGGCGCCGTCGAGCCCCGACGAGTGGGACGGGCGGGACCCGATGAAGTGGCTCTACATCTACGGCGTCGACGGGCTGTCCGTCAGCGGCGGCGGCACCATCGACGGCATGGGGCAGCAGTGGTGGGCTAGCACCTGCAAGCGCAAGAAGACCCAG CCGTGCTACTCGGGGCCTCGTCCAAAG GCGGTGCACTTCGAGGAGTGCCGCGGGGTGAGCGTGCAGGGCGTGACGCTGCAGAACGCGCAGCAGTTCCAGCTGACGTTCACACGCTGCTCCTGCGTGAAGGCCAGCTTCCTCCGGGTGATCGCGCCGGCGGACAGCCCCAACACCGACGGCATCCACCTCAACGACACCTCCCACGTCCACATCACGGACAACCTCATCTCCACAG GGGATGATTGCGTCTCCATGGTCGGCAATTGCTCTGACGTCCACGTGAAAGACATCTCATGTGGGCCTGGCCATGGTATCAG CATTGGAAGCCTCGGAAAGAACCGGACCACCGACATGGTGGAGAACGTGAGGGTCGACACCTGCTTGCTCACCAACACGACCAACGGCGTACGGATCAAGAGCTGGCAG GGAGGCATGGGCTTCGCGCGGGACCTGCGGTTCGAGAACATCGTGATGAAGAACGTCTCCAACCCCATCATCGTCGACCAGTACTACTGCGACCAGCCCACGCCCTGCGCCAACCAG ACGCAGGCGGTGGAGGTGCGCAAGGTGGAGTTCGCGAACATCCGGGGCACGTCGGCGACGGCGCAGGCGATCAGCATCGCGTGCAGCGACACCGTGCCGTGCCGGGAGCTGGAGCTGGCGAACGTCAACCTGACGGTGGAGGGCGGCGGTCGGGCCACCGCGCTCTGCTACCGGGCGTCGGGGAAGAGCGTTGGCACCGTGGTCCCGCCGTCCTGCCTCGCCAAGTCATGA
- the LOC136519110 gene encoding uncharacterized protein, translating to MASWEELARNFLLEEEEEDEELFFILLPAVMPFLDEEKTPEHTSSLPGAKKVKEILEGHENWCKEEFRMEAEIFRAIANFLRAENLLRDTRGMKIEEQLGLFMFMLSHNASTERLKKEFQHSGETVHRKIYDVFNIIPTLTQKFIRLLNPSHTHIKITCDPRFMPFFQNCIGAIDGTHVPITIGQDKASPYRNRKGTLSQNVMFACDFDLKFTFISSGWEGSASDAGVLRSALGKGFTVPAGKFYLVDGGYANTPSFLAPYRGVKYHLSEFRRRGQRGNAYANYKELFNHRHAILRNHIERAFGVLKKRFLILKVGTHYPIETQVMIPAAAAVFHNIIRGLNGSEEWLDILPDNINPSNYVDMPEGDTNYPSEMESNHGNTLRDQIAHQMWAAYNV from the exons ATGGCTTCTTGGGAAGAGCTTGCTAGAAATTTTTtgttggaagaggaagaagaagatgaggagctaTTCTTTATTCTTCTCCCTGCTGTAATGCCCTTTCTCGACGAAGAGAAAACACCTGAGCATACCTCTTCTCTTCCTGGTGCTAAAAAGGTTAAAGAGATTCTCGAAGGACACGAGAATTGGTGCAAGGAAGAATTTAGGATGGAGGCTGAAATATTTAGAGCTATAGCAAACTTTCTCAGGGCCGAGAACTTGCTGCGTGACACACGTGGTATGAAGATTGAGGAGCAACTTGGTCTTTTTATGTTCATGCTCTCTCATAATGCAAGCACAGAGAGGCTAAAGAAGGAGTTTCAACATAGTGGTGAGACAGTGCATAGGAAAATATATGATGTCTTCAATATCATTCCAACATTAACCCAAAAATTCATCAGACTTCTGAATCCAAGCCACACACACATAAAGATTACATGTGACCCTAGATTTATGCCATTCTTTCAG AACTGCATCGGCGCTATCGATGGTACGCATGTCCCAATCACAATTGGACAAGACAAGGCCAGTCCCTATAGAAATAGGAAGGGGACACTATCGCAGAATGTTATGTTTGCCTGTGACTTCGACTTGAAGTTCACTTTCATCTCATCTGGTTGGGAAGGATCCGCATCTGATGCAGGAGTGTTGCGTTCTGCTCTTGGCAAGGGATTTACTGTGCCAGCAGGCAAATTCTATCTTGTAGACGGTGGATATGCAAACACACCATCATTCCTTGCTCCCTACCGAGGAGTTAAGTATCATCTCAGTGAGTTCAGGAGACGTGGCCAGAGGGGAAATGCATATGCCAACTACAAGGAATTGTTCAATCATCGGCATGCGATTCTTCGAAATCACATTGAGAGGGCCTTTGGGGTTCTCAAAAAGCGGTTTCTAATTCTGAAAGTGGGGACACATTACCCAattgaaactcaagttatgattccAGCAGCTGCTGCTGTGTTTCACAACATCATTAGAGGGTTGAATGGGAGTGAAGAGTGGCTAGACATCCTACCTGATAATATCAACCCATCAAATTATGTCGACATGCCAGAGGGAGACACTAACTACCCAAGTGAGATGGAATCAAACCATGGAAATACCCTACGAGACCAGATAGCCCATCAGATGTGGGCTGCCTACAATGTGTAG